The genomic window AGTGGACTTTGACTACGAATTTTAGATTTTAGATTTTAGATTTTAGATTAAAAAACCAAGAATTACTTCGGTTCATGCCCCGCCCCTGGTGGGCGGAATAAATTCAAAATCGTCAATCTAAAATCTTCAAGCCCCGTACCCAAGAGGCACGGGGTTAATCCAAAATCCAAAATCCAAAATCCAAAATTGTTTGACTGAGACAAACAATTTAAGCTCTACCATCCAGAATGTCTCACGCAGGGAATTGCGAGATTTAGTGCGGACTCAGCTGCAAATGCTCCTAGAAGCGGGAGACTTGCAGGGAGCAAAAGCTATTCTCGTACCTGTGCAGCCTGCGGATATTGCCGAGGCGATTGAGGGTTTACCAAAAGCAATGCACGCTTTGGCTTTTCGCTTGCTTTCTAAGGATGAGGCGATCGAAGTTTATGAATATCTCGACTACAGTGTTCAAGAACGGTTAATCGAGGAACTTAAAAGCCAGGAAGTCCGCGATATTGTCGATCAAATGTCGCCAGATGACCGAGCTAGGTTATTTGATGAATTACCAGCAAAAGTCGTCAATCGCCTGCTAGAACAACTGAGTCCAGCAGAACGTCAAGCTACAGCCCAACTATTGGGTTATGAAGCTGATACTGCTGGGCGAATCATGACGCTAGAGTTAATCTCGCTGAAAGAAAACTTTACAGGATCTCAAGCCCTAGAGCGAATTCGCAACTTTGCTAATGCCAGCGAGATGATTTATTATCTTTATGTCACTGATGCAGAAAGGCGCTTAACGGGGATTGTCTCGTTACGGGAGTTGGTCATGTCTGAGCCTGAGCAAATTATTGGCGAAATTATGACCCGTGATGTGGTGTTTGTCCACACTGATACAGACCAGGAAGAAGTTGCAAGATTAATCCAAAGATATGACTTTCTGGCTGTGCCTGTGGTAGATCGGGAACAGCGTCTAGTAGGTATTGTTACCGTGGATGATGTCATTGATATTCTGCAACAGGAAACCACCGAGGATATCTATGCCTTGGGTGGTGTGCAGTCGGGGGGCGACAATTATTTTCAGATGAATTTACTGGAAATTGCTCGGAAGCGGGTTATGTGGTTATTGGTCTTACTTGTAACCAATACCATCACAGGAACAATTATTAAGTCGCAAGAAGATTTGTTAGCAAAAGTGGTGACACTGACAGCGTTTATGCCGTTGCTGACTGGTACTGGTGGTAATGTGGGTGCCCAGTCTTCCACAGTCGTGATTCGCGGGATGAATACCGATGAAATCCGATCGCTTGGCGTATTGCAGGTAATCGGCCGGGAGGCGATGGCTGGGGTATTGTTGGGAGCAATGTTAGGTACGATCGCTACTGTCTGGGCTTATTATCTCCAAGGACGATTAGAAGTAGCGATCGCTGTAGGCGCTAGTCTGGTAGCGATTTCTATTTTAGCTTCTATTTCTGGTTCGGCATTGCCGTTTCTATTTCGCTACCTTCGTTTAGATCCGGCATTAATGTCAGCACCATTTATCACCACAGCAGTTGATGTTGTTGGCGTTTTGATTTACTTCAATTTGGCGCGGGTAATTTTAAAATTATGAGTTATGAGTTAAATATTTTTTTAATTCAAAACTCCTCACTGCTCACTCCTAACTTTTACAATTCTGATTCCGTATCTGGAGCAACAATTTCGCCAGTACCCAATTGTAATATCGCGTCCTGGTCAGTAATCAATCCGCTGAGTTCCTTCACCTGCAAATTCATTTCTTCACAAGCTTGTCTCAGTTCTCGTGCAAATTTGTTGAGGTCTTGACCATAGCCACATTGATAAGCAGCAGTTTCAATTCCTTCTTTGGCATTTGCTCTAGCACAATCTACTAGTTCCGTGCCATGCAGTGGTGTAGGAGATGCCATAGACGTAGTTATTATTTCTTAAATGTTTACTGCTAGATAGATTATCAATATTTCCACATTGACTCATCCCTCCAATGGAAGACAATTAGGGTCAATCAATTTTGGATTTAGGATTTTAGATTTTAGATTTACCCCAGCAATCAAGTCAGGGGCAAGTCAATTAATTTTGGATTTGGGATGATAGAATTATTCTTGTGTTTTGATTTGGGGGCAACTCTTAGAGATGCTGCGCGAACAAACATACATTAAATAAATGAGAGTTATTTATTTAATGTATAATCATCTTTATCGGCTCAATAATCGTACCATTTTCGATAAATGAAAATAAAGATTTCAATGAAAATAAAATTTTATACTTTCTCACTTCGTGTTTCCAAAAATACCTACCATTATGCCATCGATTTTTATTAATCTTAATACTTATTTTTGCTGATATCTGCATAGCTATCTTCTTGGAGACTAAACTCCTTATAAAAGTATCTGACGACTAGTCCTAAAACTAATAATCCAAAAGCCTGCATGGTGCGCTACATTGAAATCATTTGAGGGCTGGGGTTATGGCAATAGAAAATATTTCTGAGTTAGAACAAGTTGAAAAGTTTCGCAACTTACAATTAACCCTACGCGATCGCTGGAAAACGAGCGAACTATTTGATAATAGTGAAGCAGATATTTTAATTATTCCCTCTCTGAGTATCGACCAGGGCGAACTCCAAAAGATCGAAGGCTGCGAGCATTATGAAGAAAGACTACTATTTTCCTTGATCCGGTTGCAGAATCCCCGGACTCGGCTGATCTATGTGACATCAGTACCACTGCATCCTAGTATCATTGATTATTACTTGCAACTTTTGCCAGGAATTCCCTTTTCTCATGCTCGCAATCGCTTGCTGCTACTTTCTACTTACGATTCCTCCCTTAAGCCTCTGAGCCAAAAGATTTTAGAACGCCCCCGCCTGCTAGAGCGGATTCATCAAGCTTTGAGGCTAGACAAATCGTTTATGATCTGCTACAACTCTTCGCAGTGGGAAGGCGAATTGTCTGTAAAATTAGGTGTACCACTGTATGCAGCCGCACCAGATTTACAGATTTGGGGGACAAAAAGTGGCAGTCGGCAAATCTTTGCCGAAAGTGGAGTACCTTATCCAGATGGCTGCGAAAAAGTTTGGAACCACACAGATTTGGCAGAAGCTACTAGTGATTTGTGGGAACGCCAACCGACATTAAAACGGGTAGTAGTGAAACTCAACGAAGGCATTTCTGGAGAAGGGAATGCGCTGCTAGACTTTAGACCAATTGAGAATGTAGCACCAGGCAAAGGGACTCGGGCCCAAAGGGTAGCAGCAATTAGCGATCGCTTCTTAACAATGCGCTTTCAAGCAAAACAAGAGACTTGGGATAGTTTTTCGGGAAAAATGCCTGAGTTGGGGGCAATTGTCGAAGCATTTGTGGAAGGGGAAATTAAGCGATCGCCCAGCGTCCAAGGAAGGATCACACCCAATGGCGAAGTGGAAATCCTTTCAACCCACGACCAAATTCTCGGAGGTCCAGACGGTCAGATTTATCTTGGTTGTCGCTTCCCAGCTGATGAAAGCTATCGGTTGCAATTACAGCAATTGGGATTACAAGTTGGCAGAAAACTAGCAGAGAAAGGTACTTTAGAGCGATTTGGATTAGATTTTATCGCCGTTGACAAGGGTAACGGAGAGTGGGATATTCAGGCGATCGAAATTAACCTGCGTAAAGGCGGCACTACTCATCCATTCATGACCCTGAAATTATTAACAAACGGTCGCTATGACCTTTCCACGGGTTTATTTTATACTCAGCAAGGTCGTCCTAAATATTACATCGCCACTGATAATCTGCAAAAAGAGCGCTATCAGGGATTATTACCGAATAATTTGATGGATATCATCGCTGAACACAGATTGCACTTTAACAGCAGTAGTGAAACAGGCACAGTGTTTCATCTTATAGGTTGTCTTTCGCAGTTTGGCAAGTTGGGATTAACCAGCATTGGTGATTCCCCGCAGCAGGCACAAGACATTTATAACAAAGTTATCAAAGTTCTGGATGAAGAAACCCGTAGCAACAATCAGAATTTCTCGGCGTTTTCAGATTATTCCTTTCCTGTGGCTTGGGATGAATATAGTTAATATAGCGCTTCTCAGTTGAGTCTAATACAGACCTAACCCCCAGCCCCTTCCCTACTAGCGTTGGGGAGTAATATTCAAAGCCTCTCTCCTAAAAGGAGAGAGGAATGGAAGTGAGGTCAAAGTGTATTGCTTCCATTCGAGAACCGCTATAAATGTCGTTTGCAACATTCTTTTACCCCCTTTTTAAGGGAGTCGCCGTAGGCGGGGGAATCTTAACCGAACCGGATTGCGATGCCGAAGGCGGTTCGCTTCGCGACCATCGCACTGGCTTGGCTATACAAAGGTAGTCAAAGCCTTCTCGCAGGGTAGTTAGCCTGCGCGGACTAAGGAAAAATTCAGGGCTTGAAACCCACGGAGGTGGGTTTTGCCTCGTGTAGACGAGCCAGTGTGTTGGGGAGCCAGCGTGGTTCATTGGTGTCAACTTCAGCCCAAACCCTTTTAAAACCTCGTTTCCAGTCTCTGGCTGGAAATACTCTTCAATTGCGGCTTTGCCGCTAGTCTTGAGGCAGAGCCTCTCATTAGGCATCCCCAGGCAGAGACTCTTGACGAGACAATCTCTGAAGGACTTACCTAGACTGGTTTTCACGTTAAGTTGACACCAATGAACGCGGTCTTCTCCCTTAGCGCTAGCGTCTCCCCTTGGGGAGACGCTGTTCGCGTTCGCCAACGGCATAGCAACTCTTAGAGAAGCCGCGCAGCGTCTCTTAGAGAGCGTCTGGGGGTTTCCCGCATGAGCGACTGGCGTCGGTGCCGACTTGTTCGCGTTGGCAAAGCCTCTCGTAGACAAGCGTCTTTGAACAGGAAAAGCAACTGGTGTGCAGTTTCTAACCGCTCTTTTCACTTGAATGCTAATTAGCTAATTAGTTCTGAATCCGTTCGTTATTAGGTAAACCTTGCTGGTTGCTTGGCTGTTTACGAGATTGAAATTGAGTATATATATAGGTTACTAATCCTAAAGTCAGCCCAATGGCTAAGACCACTCCCAGGATTCGCAAGAAATTGGGAGTAATTCTCCTAGCTAGCTGCTCATTTAGCTTTGGTTGGTAAATAGTGTCATCCGTTCGCACTTGTGGTCTGCCTTGATTAGATGCAGGTCGCGGTTGAAACAACGTCACATCTGGCGGCACTTGTGGTCTGCCTTGATTAGATGCAGGTCGCGGTTGAAACAACGTCTTATCTGGTGGCACTTGTGGTCTGCCTGGATTAGATGCAGGTCGCGGTTGAAACAACGTCTTATCTGGTGGCACTTGTTGCCCGTCTTGATTAGATGCAGGTCGTTGTTGAAACAACGTCTTATCTGGTGGCACTTGTTGCCCACCTTGATTAGACGCAGGTCGCGGTTGATACAACGTTACATCCGGTTTGCTAGCGTTCGGATTATTCACAGGACTCTGTTGATTTTGCTCAACTGGGTTAAACTGTCTCGGAATGGTTTCGTTATTTGAACCTTGATTGTACCCAGCCTGAAGGGGAGGAACGCTTGACTCAGGTTGGTTTTGCTCAATCGGGTTAAACTGTCTCGGAACGGTTTCGTTATTTGAATCTTGATTGTGTGCAGATGGAGGACGAATAATGGTGTCGTCGTTCGATTGTCTCGGAACAGTTTCGTGATTTGAATCTTGATTGGATGCAGATGGGGGGCGAATAATGGTGTCGTCGTTCGATTGTCTCGCAACAGTTTCGTGATTTGAACCTTGATTGTGTGCAGATGGAGGACGAATAATGGTGTCGTCATTCGATTGTCTCGCAACAGTTTCGTGATTTGAACCTTGATTGTAGGGAGGTTGCGATTGCCCAGTAATCTGTTCCGGTACAGTAGTCCCTGTGACAAATTTGGCAGCAGCTTGCAAAGCCTGATTCAGTTCTTCTACTGTTGCAAATCGGTTAGCTGGGTTCTTGTGGAGGCATTTCATCACCACCGCTTCTATTTGTACGGGTAAATTCTCACACCCTGGTTGCGATCGCAGTGGTTTCGGTGGCTCATAAGCATGAGCTAATACCCAAGAAGCTTCACTGATATGACTACCTTTAATGCTGATTCCAAATGGGTCGGCTGCACTCAGCATTTCATAAAGGATAATCCCTAAGCTGTAAATATCACCTCTAGCGTCCAGGTTTTTATCGCTTTGGATTTGTTCAGGAGGTGCGTAACGAAATGTCCCGATAAATGTACTAGTTATATTTGTAATGTTGGAATTTTCTAAAGATTCACTCCGAATTTTGGCAACACCAAAATCCAAAACCTTTACCCACTCTCCCAAATCTGTAGGCACTAAAAATATATTGTCTGGTTTCAGGTCACGATGAACTACCTGAATATGTTCAGTGGTTTTTCCGCCATCCCGTCGGAGAGTAACTCCTTGATGGGCAAGCTGTAGACCCTTGCAAACCTGCGCCATAATCTTCACCGTCCGCTGAAGAGATAGCCGCTTTTCGCGCAGCAGTAGTTGTCCGAGCGTTTGCCCCTGCAAATATTCCATTACGTAAAATGGAAAACCTTCCGGGGTGACTCCACAGTCACTAATCTTAACAATGTGGTCACTTTGCAAAGCAGCACAAACTGCCACCTCACGCTCAAAACGCTTTCTCATTTCTTGCGATGCCACCAGCGTATCTTTGAGCAACTTCAACG from Nostoc sp. UHCC 0926 includes these protein-coding regions:
- the mgtE gene encoding magnesium transporter; translated protein: MTETNNLSSTIQNVSRRELRDLVRTQLQMLLEAGDLQGAKAILVPVQPADIAEAIEGLPKAMHALAFRLLSKDEAIEVYEYLDYSVQERLIEELKSQEVRDIVDQMSPDDRARLFDELPAKVVNRLLEQLSPAERQATAQLLGYEADTAGRIMTLELISLKENFTGSQALERIRNFANASEMIYYLYVTDAERRLTGIVSLRELVMSEPEQIIGEIMTRDVVFVHTDTDQEEVARLIQRYDFLAVPVVDREQRLVGIVTVDDVIDILQQETTEDIYALGGVQSGGDNYFQMNLLEIARKRVMWLLVLLVTNTITGTIIKSQEDLLAKVVTLTAFMPLLTGTGGNVGAQSSTVVIRGMNTDEIRSLGVLQVIGREAMAGVLLGAMLGTIATVWAYYLQGRLEVAIAVGASLVAISILASISGSALPFLFRYLRLDPALMSAPFITTAVDVVGVLIYFNLARVILKL
- a CDS encoding peptide ligase PGM1-related protein, translating into MAIENISELEQVEKFRNLQLTLRDRWKTSELFDNSEADILIIPSLSIDQGELQKIEGCEHYEERLLFSLIRLQNPRTRLIYVTSVPLHPSIIDYYLQLLPGIPFSHARNRLLLLSTYDSSLKPLSQKILERPRLLERIHQALRLDKSFMICYNSSQWEGELSVKLGVPLYAAAPDLQIWGTKSGSRQIFAESGVPYPDGCEKVWNHTDLAEATSDLWERQPTLKRVVVKLNEGISGEGNALLDFRPIENVAPGKGTRAQRVAAISDRFLTMRFQAKQETWDSFSGKMPELGAIVEAFVEGEIKRSPSVQGRITPNGEVEILSTHDQILGGPDGQIYLGCRFPADESYRLQLQQLGLQVGRKLAEKGTLERFGLDFIAVDKGNGEWDIQAIEINLRKGGTTHPFMTLKLLTNGRYDLSTGLFYTQQGRPKYYIATDNLQKERYQGLLPNNLMDIIAEHRLHFNSSSETGTVFHLIGCLSQFGKLGLTSIGDSPQQAQDIYNKVIKVLDEETRSNNQNFSAFSDYSFPVAWDEYS
- a CDS encoding serine/threonine protein kinase; this translates as MKSPPSSNSWIGRFVGDNQRYHLDRRLGGGGMGEVFLATDTRVGQQVALKLLKDTLVASQEMRKRFEREVAVCAALQSDHIVKISDCGVTPEGFPFYVMEYLQGQTLGQLLLREKRLSLQRTVKIMAQVCKGLQLAHQGVTLRRDGGKTTEHIQVVHRDLKPDNIFLVPTDLGEWVKVLDFGVAKIRSESLENSNITNITSTFIGTFRYAPPEQIQSDKNLDARGDIYSLGIILYEMLSAADPFGISIKGSHISEASWVLAHAYEPPKPLRSQPGCENLPVQIEAVVMKCLHKNPANRFATVEELNQALQAAAKFVTGTTVPEQITGQSQPPYNQGSNHETVARQSNDDTIIRPPSAHNQGSNHETVARQSNDDTIIRPPSASNQDSNHETVPRQSNDDTIIRPPSAHNQDSNNETVPRQFNPIEQNQPESSVPPLQAGYNQGSNNETIPRQFNPVEQNQQSPVNNPNASKPDVTLYQPRPASNQGGQQVPPDKTLFQQRPASNQDGQQVPPDKTLFQPRPASNPGRPQVPPDKTLFQPRPASNQGRPQVPPDVTLFQPRPASNQGRPQVRTDDTIYQPKLNEQLARRITPNFLRILGVVLAIGLTLGLVTYIYTQFQSRKQPSNQQGLPNNERIQN